The DNA window GACCGGAGCTTCGGGCTCGCAGTGTTCTTCGACAACCGCTTCGATCACCGGCTCTTCGGTCACGACGGCCACTTCAGCCGGTTCGACCGTTTCGGCGACCGGAGCTTCGGGCTCGCAGTCATCTTCGACAACCGCTTCGATCACCGGCTCTTCGGTCACGACGGCTTCGACCACCGGCTCGACCGTTTCGCTGCAGTCGGCGTCGGCGTCGGCGACCAGGTCGGTCTCACTCGACTCGTCCGCCACAAGGCTGTCTTCCACCGGCTGGGCTACGTCTTCCACCGGCTGGGCTACGTCTTCCACCGGCTGGGCTACGTCTTCCACCGGTTCGAGGGCATCCTCTACCGGCGCCGGTTCGATCGCGTCGTCGGCCGTTTCCGGCAGCTCGTCGACCGTCTCGTTCACCGGCAGACATTCGGCTTCCGGCTCGGCGATAACGTCGTCGGTCGCCACGATTTCTTCCGGCAGGGCCGTATCCACCTCGGCGACTTCGCAGGCGTCGGTCAGATCGGCGTCAGCCGGAACGTCGGTCGGACTTGCTCCCAGCTGCATGGTATGATCGTCGCCGGCGCCGCCCCAGGCGATGTCGCGGGGACCGCCGATAAGCGTGTCATCCCCCTGCCCTCCCAGCAGGATGTCGCGGCCCGTGCCGCCGACCAGCGTATCGTCGCCGGCGCCGCCCAGGGCGATCGACGTGACATCGCTGTCATTGGTGAAGACATCGTTGCCGGCGCCGCCATTAAAGTACACGCCGTCGACTTCGGACAGATCGAACGATTCGCTCTGCATGTCGACCATTGAGCCCGCATCGTCGATTTGACCGGCTTCCACCACCAGCTGGTCGCCATCGACATAGACGTTCACCGCATCGGCCTCGGCCGTGCCTTCGATCGTCACAAAACCATCCAGAAAGCCGATGTCAGCCGCCAGCAACGCTCGTTGCTCCAGTCGACGAACACCAGGACGCCGTGCTTCTGCCTGGTCTTTTCGTTCCATTAGATTCTCCTTCTCAGAGATTCAGGGAGACGCTTGTGCAGCTGCTCGTCAACGGACAACGAGCAGCCTGCAACTGATGTTCCCGGCTTCGACGCTTGCATGCCCCAGGGGGCGCGTCGCCTTCTGTTACTGGCCTCATCGTGCGCGGCGATGAAGGACCGATAGGTTGGCGGCGACTTGCCTGGCCTGGCGCCAGGAGATGCAAGCGACGATGCCTGGGAGACGGACGTTTCCTTCCGCACTTGCCGCGCCGTTTGCCGCCGACGTGCGGTCCGCCGCGGCGCCGGCCAGCTTGCCAAATCGTTGGGACGATTCGAGTTTGACGATCAGGAGATTTTCTCTGACTCGGCAGACTGCGAGAACAGGCCGCCGTTTCGCTGTAAGAACTACAACCATCGCAGGCAAAGTTTCAACGCACGCTCGTCAGGCAAGAGAAAACGGGCAATTCCCCTGCGGAATCAACGGACGCCCGGCAGCGTCCTCCTTCTCTGGGAAGATCGTCAACGCTGAAATGTTTACATCCGCGACCGGCGCGCCGTCGCATCAAGGCTCTTTTCTCGAAGGGCGTAACCGGATGCCTGGTATGCAGGTTGTCCTTTCTGCGGTCGCATCCTGGGGTTTGCCGCCCTGGCGTTTGGTCCGCTGTTTGCTCAGGCTTCCCCGCACTCTTCTTACAGCTCATCGCATGGCCCAGCGCAAGGAATCTCGATTCGCGAACGGCCCGATTCGTCTCTTCTTTATCGCTGATTAGCAATAGCACGCAGGCGCCTGTCTGCATGCGGTTCCAGCAGACCTGTCATGGCATTGTGAGAATCGCCATGGCTGCTTGGATTTTCTCCCACTCCCATCTCGAGGTCAGGATGATCGCCAATTCCCCCCAGCATGATGCGGCCGTCAGCACGGAGCATCGTCGCCTGCGGAAGATTGTCGGCGAAGTCGGCCAGCTCTGTCGACAGCCGCTGCCCGACGAGCAGTTCTATCCGCAGTATCTGCAGCGACTGGTGAAAGCGCTCACCGCCGCCGCTGGCGCCGTCTGGCTGCCCGATGGAAACGGCGACTGGCAATGCCGCTGGCGCCTGGACACAGATCCGGCCCGCCGCAAAGCAGACGCGAATCGCCTGCAGCGGCATCTGCCCTGTGCGCGGAAGGCGGCCGCAAGCGAGGAGGCGCTAAGCTTCACCGACCGGAACCCGGCCGGAGCCAAGGAAGACGACGCCGTGTTTGTCATCGCCCTGCGGCGCGAACAGGAACCGATCGCCGTGGTCGAGGTCGTGCTGCCCGTCCCGGCGGTTCAAGCAGGACGCAAGCAGGCGCTCGCGTTCTTGAAAATGATGGCCGGTCTCGCTTCGGCCCGCGGCCCGGCCAAACCGAACGTCCCGCGCGTCGCCGCCGCGACCGTCCCTCGCGTTACCACTGCAGCCGTCCCGCGCGCCGAACCCGGCCCCGCCAGTCTGCCGCAAGGTATTGCCCGGCCGCTGCAGCAGCTGAGCGCGTTCGCCTGCGCCGTAAGACAGTCGCTGGATCTGGAAACGACCGGCTTCCTGGTCGCCAATGAAATGCGATCGATGCTGGGTTGCGACCGGGTCAGCATCGCCATTGCCAACCAGGACGCGTGCAGTCTGGTTGCGATCAGCGGGCAGGACGCGATCGATCGCCGGGCCGACAACGTGCGCCAGCTGGAAGCGCTGGCCCGCATGGGACTGCAGTCGCGGGAAGCCGTCTGGTGCGATCGCCAGTCAGCCGACCTGACGAAGAAGCTCGCGGCGCTCGGCATGCCCCGGCACCCGGCCGGCGTCGACTCGCCCTGGACCCACCTGGGCATCTTGCCGCTGCGGGAGTCGCCTGACGATCCGGCCATCGGCGTGGCGATCCTGGAACAGATCAGCACGGAGGTCTCGCTGTCCGACCTGCAGCGACGGGTCGAACTGGCGGCGCCCCATGCGGCCCAGGCCATCGCCAGGGCCCGCGACCACGACGAGATCTTCCTGCGAAAGCTCTGGCAGGCGATCGGGCGAACGAAGCGGTTATGCGCCACCCGGGGGAAGCGCCTGCTGGTATGGCTGGCGGCGATCCTGCTGGCCGCCCTGTTCGTCGGCCTGTTTCCGATCGCTTTCCATGTGCATGGGCGAGGCGTATTGGAGCCGACGCGGCAGCGCGATGTTTTCGCCGATGTCGACGGCGTGGTGACCGAGGTCTACGTCAATCATGGCGACCAGGTGCAACCCGGCGACGCCCTGGTCAAACTCCATAACAGCAACCTGGAACTGCAGCTGGCCGATGTGCTGGGCCGTCGCCGGGCGATCCAGGAGCATCTGGCCGCCATCCACCGGCAACGGCACGAAGAACAGCTGGAGCGGGAAACGACCGACCGCCTCACCGGCCAGCTGCTGCAGCTGCAGGAACAGCTGCGCGGGCTCGACCAGCAACACGCCCTGCTGCTGGAAAAACAGAACCGCCTGATCGTTCGCAGTCCGATCGCCGGGCAGGTCGCCACCTGGAACCTGGATCGTCGCCTGATGCTCCGGCCGGTGGCGGCGGGACAGATCCTGCTGAGCGTTGCGGACGAAGCAGGCCCCTGGCAGCTCGAAGTCTATCTGCCGGAGGCGGATGTCGGGCATCTGCAGACCGCCAGAACGGACAGCGTGCAGCCGCTGCCGGTCGACTTCCTGGCAGTGACGGAGCCGGCCAAGGAACACCGCGGCGTGCTCCAGCAGGTCGACGCCCATGCGCAACTTTACGACGACCACGGGCACGCGGTGCGCGTGCTGGTCAAGATCGATCGGACCGACCTCCCCGACACGCCGGCGGGCGCCACGGTCCGCGCCCGGATCCAGTGCGGCGAGCGTTCGATCGGCTATGTCTGGCTGCATCGCCTGGTCGGTTTCCTTTATTCCCGCGTACTCTTTCGTCTTGGTTAAGGAAGAATCATGAAGCTTTATCCACCTCGTCTTTTCGGATCGCTCAGCCTGCTCCTCGCCGGCGCCCTGCCGGTCTGGGGAGAGGAAATCCAACTGTCGGACTGCATTGTCTCGCTCAAGGAACAGGTGCTGGTCCCCGCCCGCCAGGCAGGCGTGCTGACTTCACTCACCGTGCGCGAAGGCAGCCGCACGGTGGCCGGCGAAAGCATCGCGCAGGTCGACGACGCCGAACAAACGCTGGAGCAGGATCTGGCCCTGGTCCAGCAGTCCGAGTACGCCGAGAAAGCGGCCAGCGATATCGACATCCGCTACGCCAAGGCGGCCGAGGAAGTCGCCCTGGCCGAGCTGCAGGCGGCCCTCGATGTCAACCAGCGGGTCGGCGGCACGCTGCCGCAGTCGGAAGTCCGTCGCTTCGAACTGGCGGCCCGCAAAGCGAAGCTGCTGGTCGAACGGTCCGAGAGCGAGAAACGCCTGGCCGGCCTGGCGCTGCGGGGACAGAACGTCACGGTCAATCTGGCCCGGAAGAATGTGTCCCGCTGCCAGGTCGTCAGCTCGATCAGCGGCGAAGTCATTGCCCTGAAAAAGCAGGAAGGCGAATGGGTCAATCTGGGCGATCCCATCGCGCATGTGGTGCGGCTGGACACGCTGCGCGTCGAAGGCTTTGTAACGGCCGCCAGCCACGATCCGATCGAGATTGTGAACCAGCCCGTCGTCGCCACCGTGAAACTAGCGCACGGTCGCCAGGCCCAGTTTGCGGGACGCATTGTCTTTGTCCGGCCGGTCGTACAAGGCGGCGGGCAGTTCCTGGTCTGCGCCGAAGTCGCCAACCGCACCCAGGACGGCCACTGGCTGCTGCGTCCCGGCATGCTCACCGACATGACGATCGGAGCCGAAGCCGAGGGAAAAACGTTCCGTCCCCGGAACGACGCCAGGCCGGTCGACCTCAGCGTGCGCTGAGGGGGTTGGTGCTGCGTCGCCCGTTTCTCCCGTTCTGAACCGCCTTTGCGAGTTTCGCCATGTCCTCCTGTGGGTTATCGTCCGACCGGATTGCCGTCCGCCGCCGAGCCGATCTGCTCATCAGTATCCAGCAGCAGCATGGGCAAACGGTCTATGTGTTGAAAGACCCGCTGTCGCTCCGCTATTACTGGTTCAGCGACTACGAGCACGCCATTTTCCAGATGCTCGACGGCCGCGTCACGGTAAGCCGGATCGTCGACCGGCTGGTGGAAGATTTCCCGCAGTTCCTTATCAGCCACGATGACGTGCGGGCGTTTATCGCTTCGCTCTATCGCCAGTCGCTCGTCATTGGCGGCCAGTCCGGGCAAGGGCTGCGGCTGAAACAGCGACGCGATCAGCTGCGGCGTCAGAGCCTCAAAGCGCTGCTTCGTAACGTGCTGGCGATCCGCTGTCCGGGATTCGATCCGACGCGTTTGCTGAATTGCCTGTATCCGTGGACCGGCTGGTTTTTCTCGCGGCGTACGATTCCCGGCGTGGCGGTGTTCGCGATGATTGCCCTGTGCGTGCTGGCCGCGAATGCTGTGCGGCTGCCGGGGGATCTGGTCGCCATGCATCAGTATTTTGGAGCCGGCAACTGGCTGCTGCTGGCGCTGACGCTGGCAGGAACCAAGATCACGCACGAACTGGGACACGCGATGGCCTGCCGGCGATGCGGGGGCGAGTGTCACGAAATTGGCGTGATGCTGCTCGTCCTGACGCCTTGCCTGTACTGCGATGTTTCCGATTCCTGGCTGCTGCCCAACCGCTGGCATCGGGCCGCGATTGCCGCGGCCGGCATGTACGTGGAGGTCGCCCTGGCCTCGATCGCGGTGCTGGTCTGGGCGAACACGGAGCCTGGCAATCTGCACTTTCTGGCGCTGCAGGTGATGCTCATCAGCGGCGTGAGTACGCTGCTGTTCAACATTAACCCGCTGGCCCGTTACGACGGTTACTACATTCTGGCCGACATCGTCGACATTCCCAACCTGCGGGAGGAAGCACGCAATGCGCGGACGGCGTTTCTCTGGCGGTTCCTGGCCGGCGTGCAGCTGCCGGGCGCCCCGCGGCGGCTGTCGTGGAAACTGATTGCTTTTGACTTTGGCGTAACGCTCTATCGCTGGGTGCTGCTCTGCTCGATCTTGTGGTTTCTTTATCAGATCCTGTCCGCCCAGGGCCTGCAGGTGGTGTGGCAGTATATGGCGTTCACGGTGATTTCGGCCGCAGCGGTGGAGCCGGCCTGGCGCCTGGCAAAAGCCCTGCTGGGCAAGGAAAAAAGGGAACAAATGAAACGACGCAATGTCATCACGGCGGCTTCTGTCCTGGCGTTTGGAGCGCTGCTGATCCTGCTGCTGCCCCTGCCTTGCTATGTGCAGAGCCCTTTGGAACTGCGGGCGGCCGATGCGGCGGCCGTCTATGCGCCGCACTCGGCGCAACTGCGGGAGCTGCGGGTGCAGCCGGGCCAGCAGGTCGCCAAAGGGGAGCTGCTGGCGAAGCTGCAAAGCGTGGATCTGGAGCTGGCCGTCGCACGGCTGGAGTCCGACGTCCGCTCGCAGGAACTGCTGCTCCGCAGCCTGAACTATGAACGGTACGAGAACCCCCAGGCGGCGGCCGCCGCGCCGCAGGCCGAAGAGCTGCTCCGCGCGACGAAGAACCAGTACGAACAACGACGCCGCGACCTGGACCGCTTCCAGTTGACGGCTCCGCACGCGGGCGTGGTGCTGGCTCCGGGACGACGCCAGACGGCTGCAGACCAGACGACGCTCGCCTCCTGGAGCGGCTCGCCGCTGGACCCACGGAATCGTCACATGGTGCTCGCCCAGGGCGACGTGCTCTGCGAAATCGGCGATCCACACCAGCTGGAGGCCGTCCTCATCGTCGACCAGGTCGACGTCGAGCAACTGCGACTGGGCCAGCCCGTGCGGGCCGTGCTCGATGCCCAGCCCTCCTGCTGGCTGCGGGGCGAAGTGGTGGAAATCGCCCGGCAAAAACTGGACGCGACGCCGCAAAGCCTCACGATCCAGGCCGGCGGCGGCGTCGCCAGCCGCGTCGACGACCAGGGGATCGAACGCCCGATCAGCGCCTGTTACATGGTGCGGGTGCAGATGGAAAAACAGGCCGGCCTGCCGCTGCCCGGTATGCGCGGTTCGGCCCGGATCTGCACCGGCTGGCGAACGATCGGCAGCCGGGCCTGGGAAACGCTTGCACGCACCTTTCACTTTCGGCTGTAAACACGGCCGACCGGAAAGCGGTGCGCGTGTCGGCAAACGTGCTACTTGCCGCCAACCGGCCCGGACATGGGCGGCGTTTCAAAGAACTGGCCGTCCTGCATCAGCCGCGGATCGCCCGATCGCTGCAGCTCGTCCAGCAACTGCTGGCGAAGTTTGGCGGCGACGGACTGATAGGCGGCG is part of the Lignipirellula cremea genome and encodes:
- a CDS encoding HlyD family efflux transporter periplasmic adaptor subunit, whose translation is MSSCGLSSDRIAVRRRADLLISIQQQHGQTVYVLKDPLSLRYYWFSDYEHAIFQMLDGRVTVSRIVDRLVEDFPQFLISHDDVRAFIASLYRQSLVIGGQSGQGLRLKQRRDQLRRQSLKALLRNVLAIRCPGFDPTRLLNCLYPWTGWFFSRRTIPGVAVFAMIALCVLAANAVRLPGDLVAMHQYFGAGNWLLLALTLAGTKITHELGHAMACRRCGGECHEIGVMLLVLTPCLYCDVSDSWLLPNRWHRAAIAAAGMYVEVALASIAVLVWANTEPGNLHFLALQVMLISGVSTLLFNINPLARYDGYYILADIVDIPNLREEARNARTAFLWRFLAGVQLPGAPRRLSWKLIAFDFGVTLYRWVLLCSILWFLYQILSAQGLQVVWQYMAFTVISAAAVEPAWRLAKALLGKEKREQMKRRNVITAASVLAFGALLILLLPLPCYVQSPLELRAADAAAVYAPHSAQLRELRVQPGQQVAKGELLAKLQSVDLELAVARLESDVRSQELLLRSLNYERYENPQAAAAAPQAEELLRATKNQYEQRRRDLDRFQLTAPHAGVVLAPGRRQTAADQTTLASWSGSPLDPRNRHMVLAQGDVLCEIGDPHQLEAVLIVDQVDVEQLRLGQPVRAVLDAQPSCWLRGEVVEIARQKLDATPQSLTIQAGGGVASRVDDQGIERPISACYMVRVQMEKQAGLPLPGMRGSARICTGWRTIGSRAWETLARTFHFRL
- a CDS encoding efflux RND transporter periplasmic adaptor subunit — its product is MKLYPPRLFGSLSLLLAGALPVWGEEIQLSDCIVSLKEQVLVPARQAGVLTSLTVREGSRTVAGESIAQVDDAEQTLEQDLALVQQSEYAEKAASDIDIRYAKAAEEVALAELQAALDVNQRVGGTLPQSEVRRFELAARKAKLLVERSESEKRLAGLALRGQNVTVNLARKNVSRCQVVSSISGEVIALKKQEGEWVNLGDPIAHVVRLDTLRVEGFVTAASHDPIEIVNQPVVATVKLAHGRQAQFAGRIVFVRPVVQGGGQFLVCAEVANRTQDGHWLLRPGMLTDMTIGAEAEGKTFRPRNDARPVDLSVR
- a CDS encoding HlyD family efflux transporter periplasmic adaptor subunit, translated to MAAWIFSHSHLEVRMIANSPQHDAAVSTEHRRLRKIVGEVGQLCRQPLPDEQFYPQYLQRLVKALTAAAGAVWLPDGNGDWQCRWRLDTDPARRKADANRLQRHLPCARKAAASEEALSFTDRNPAGAKEDDAVFVIALRREQEPIAVVEVVLPVPAVQAGRKQALAFLKMMAGLASARGPAKPNVPRVAAATVPRVTTAAVPRAEPGPASLPQGIARPLQQLSAFACAVRQSLDLETTGFLVANEMRSMLGCDRVSIAIANQDACSLVAISGQDAIDRRADNVRQLEALARMGLQSREAVWCDRQSADLTKKLAALGMPRHPAGVDSPWTHLGILPLRESPDDPAIGVAILEQISTEVSLSDLQRRVELAAPHAAQAIARARDHDEIFLRKLWQAIGRTKRLCATRGKRLLVWLAAILLAALFVGLFPIAFHVHGRGVLEPTRQRDVFADVDGVVTEVYVNHGDQVQPGDALVKLHNSNLELQLADVLGRRRAIQEHLAAIHRQRHEEQLERETTDRLTGQLLQLQEQLRGLDQQHALLLEKQNRLIVRSPIAGQVATWNLDRRLMLRPVAAGQILLSVADEAGPWQLEVYLPEADVGHLQTARTDSVQPLPVDFLAVTEPAKEHRGVLQQVDAHAQLYDDHGHAVRVLVKIDRTDLPDTPAGATVRARIQCGERSIGYVWLHRLVGFLYSRVLFRLG
- a CDS encoding calcium-binding protein, translating into MERKDQAEARRPGVRRLEQRALLAADIGFLDGFVTIEGTAEADAVNVYVDGDQLVVEAGQIDDAGSMVDMQSESFDLSEVDGVYFNGGAGNDVFTNDSDVTSIALGGAGDDTLVGGTGRDILLGGQGDDTLIGGPRDIAWGGAGDDHTMQLGASPTDVPADADLTDACEVAEVDTALPEEIVATDDVIAEPEAECLPVNETVDELPETADDAIEPAPVEDALEPVEDVAQPVEDVAQPVEDVAQPVEDSLVADESSETDLVADADADCSETVEPVVEAVVTEEPVIEAVVEDDCEPEAPVAETVEPAEVAVVTEEPVIEAVVEEHCEPEAPVAETVEPAEVAVVTEEPVIEAVVEDDCEPEAPVAETVEPAEVAVVTEEPVIEAVVEDDCEPEAPVAETVEPVDVAVVTEEPVIEAVVTTDSETEAPVAETVEPVEAAVVTETPVAEAPVAEAPVAEAVVCAPPTLEEALAETPIEASNPDVAEDLAPVDDMLACDIPEELEAVVDDAAPVAAVADPIEATEELAAEMPVSDDDVLIGGAGNDLLYGGDGDDWLFGGEIDETLLSLALQRVGATV